A genomic window from Pungitius pungitius chromosome 12, fPunPun2.1, whole genome shotgun sequence includes:
- the rdh8a gene encoding retinol dehydrogenase 8a — MANSGQKVVLITGCSSGIGLRIAVTLAKDEKKRYHVIATMRDLKKKDKLLEAAGDVYGKTLMLLPLDVCSDESVKQCINNVKDRHIDILINNAGVGLLGPVESISIEDMKRVFETNFFGVVRMIKEVMPDMKKRRSGHIVVMSSVMGLQGVVFNDVYTASKFAMEGFCESMAVQLMKFNIRLSMIEPGPVHTEFETKMMEDVAKMEYPGVDADTVRYFKDVYLPSSTDIFEAMGQTPEDIAKCTKKVIESNSPRFRNLTNSLYTPIVALKYADETGGLSVNTFYNLLFNFGPLMHITMSILKCLTCSCLRRRTVSPN; from the exons ATGGCGAACAGCGGGCAGAAAGTTGTGCTGATCACCGGCTGCTCCTCCGGCATCGGGCTGCGAATCGCCGTCACGCTGGCCAAAGATGAGAAGAAGCGTTACCATG TGATTGCCACCATGCgggacctgaagaagaaggacaAACTGCTGGAGGCGGCCGGAGACGTGTACGGCAAAACCTTGATGCTGCTTCCACTGGATGTGTGCAGTGACGAGTCAGTCAAGCAGTGCATCAACAATGTCAAGGACCGTCATATTGATATCCTGA TCAACAATGCAGGCGTGGGCCTGCTGGGGCCCGTGGAAAGCATCAGCATCGAGGACATGAAGAGAGTTTTTGAAACCAACTTCTTCGGTGTGGTTCGCATGATCAAAGAAGTGATGCCGGACATGAAGAAGAGGCGGTCAGGACACATCGTGGTCATGAGCAGTGTCATGGGTCTTCAGG GAGTGGTGTTCAATGACGTTTACACTGCCTCTAAGTTTGCTATGGAAGGCTTCTGTGAGAGCATGGCCGTGCAATTGATGAAGTTCAATATCCG GTTGTCCATGATTGAGCCTGGCCCAGTGCACACAGAGTTTGAGACAAAGATGATGGAGGATGTGGCCAAGATGGAGTACCCAGGAGTAGATGCAGACACAGTTCGGTATTTTAAGGACGTTTACCTGCCCTCATCCACAGATATTTTTGAAGCCATGGGCCAGACGCCAGAGGACATAGCCAAA TGCACTAAAAAGGTAATTGAGTCAAACAGCCCTCGCTTCAGGAATCTAACCAACAGCCTCTACACGCCCATTGTGGCCTTAAAGTACGCAGATGAGACCGGCGGCCTTTCTGTCAACACCTTCTACAATCTACTCTTCAATTTCGGCCCTCTCATGCACATCACCATGAGCATCCTCAAGTGCCTGACATGCAGCTGCCTGCGTAGACGCACCGTGTCGCCTAACTAA